A portion of the Malania oleifera isolate guangnan ecotype guangnan chromosome 3, ASM2987363v1, whole genome shotgun sequence genome contains these proteins:
- the LOC131150787 gene encoding protein TIC 55, chloroplastic, whose amino-acid sequence MASLRVPFCLFDSALSKTPLCSPPNRIKGAPARTVVSLSTHRPKIPKKKERTKSTVTSTTRAVAGVEQGGRSELAEDDRTVLVDPSSGEEEEEVRGERVKVAEYDWREEWYPLYLTQNVPDDAPLGLTVFDKQIVLYRDGAGELRCYEDRCPHRLAKLSEGQLVNGRLECLYHGWQFDGNGKCVNIPQLPANAIIPRSACLKTYEVRDSQGVVWVWMSQKTPPNPEKLPWFENFARPGFRDVSTTHELPYDHSILLENLMDPAHVPISHDRTDWTAKREDAKPLLFKVTERTDRGFAGSWGKENEPSMPNLLRFEAPCVLQNNREIVDNNGAKHYLSGLFLCRPSGQGKSMLIVRFGGTKQSRLVNWIPKWCFHQNASKVFEQDMGFLSSQNEVLMKEKVPTKELYLNLRSSDTWVAEYRKWMDKVGHGMPYHFGHSTICLPKEPAIVEHAPAGLVAGISASLPAKGGIGTMHAPNFSNRYFRHVVHCKGCRAVVKAFRTWKNNLLIVALASTAIAILVSGRQWRALLMVSATLCLAGVYACSTAIAMNTTNFIRVHRRL is encoded by the exons ATGGCATCATTGCGAGTACCATTTTGCCTCTTTGATTCTGCTCTCTCTAAAACCCCTCTATGCTCACCCCCAAACCGCATTAAAGGAGCTCCAGCAAGAACAGTAGTTTCTCTCTCTACCCATCGCCCCAAAATCCCAAAGAAGAAAGAGCGGACAAAGAGTACTGTCACCAGTACTACTCGCGCAGTTGCAGGGGTTGAACAAGGTGGGAGATCAGAATTAGCAGAGGATGATCGAACGGTGCTTGTGGATCCATCATctggtgaagaagaagaagaagtgaggGGCGAAAGGGTTAAGGTGGCGGAGTATGATTGGAGGGAGGAATGGTACCCTCTGTACCTCACTCAGAACGTCCCGGATGATGCTCCTCTAGGTCTCACCGTCTTTGACAAGCAGATCGTTCTGTATCGCGACGGCGCCGGCGAACTCAGGTGCTACGAAGATCGCTGCCCCCACAG GTTGGCAAAACTGTCTGAGGGTCAGTTGGTTAATGGAAGATTAGAATGCCTCTACCATGGTTGGCAATTTGATGGAAATGGTAAATGTGTAAATATACCTCAG CTTCCAGCCAATGCAATAATTCCTCGATCAGCCTGCCTTAAAACATATGAGGTGAGGGATTCCCAAGGAGTTGTTTGGGTGTGGATGTCACAGAAGACACCTCCTAATCCTGAGAAACTGCCATGGTTTGAGAACTTTGCTAGGCCTGGGTTTCGAGATGTGTCAACAACCCATGAGCTTCCTTACGATCATTCCATACTACTTGAGAACCTAATGGATCCTGCCCATGTCCCAATCTCGCATGACAGAACAGACTGGACTGCAAAAAGGGAAGATGCCAAACCACTACTTTTCAAGGTAACTGAGCGAACTGACCGGGGGTTTGCAGGCTCATGGGGCAAGGAAAATGAACCGTCCATGCCAAACCTTTTAAGGTTTGAAGCACCATGTGTTCTTCAAAATAACCGAGAAATTGTCGACAATAATGGAGCGAAACACTACTTGTCTGGCCTCTTCCTCTGCAGACCATCAGGACAAGGAAAATCCATGCTCATTGTGAGATTTGGAGGAACAAAACAATCCCGTCTTGTAAATTGGATTCCAAAATGGTGCTTCCATCAGAATGCAAGTAAGGTTTTCGAGCAAGATATGGGATTCCTTTCATCCCAAAATGAGGTTCTGATGAAAGAAAAAGTTCCGACGAAGGAACTGTACCTTAATTTGAGGTCATCAGATACTTGGGTGGCTGAATATAGGAAGTGGATGGACAAGGTTGGACACGGAATGCCTTATCATTTTGGTCACAGTACCATTTGTCTGCCTAAAGAGCCTGCCATTGTGGAACATGCACCCGCTGGCCTGGTTGCTGGAATTTCAGCATCTCTACCAGCCAAGGGGGGAATTGGAACAATGCATGctccaaatttttcaaatcgaTATTTCCGGCATGTAGTTCATTGCAAAGGGTGCAGGGCAGTTGTAAAAGCTTTCCGGACATGGAAGAATAACCTTCTTATCGTGGCTCTAGCATCTACTGCTATTGCAATTTTGGTGAGTGGAAGGCAGTGGAGGGCCCTTCTTATGGTTTCTGCGACTCTGTGCCTGGCTGGTGTGTATGCATGTTCAACTGCAATTGCTATGAACACAACGAACTTCATCAGAGTACACAGGAGATTGTAA